A single region of the Pontibacter kalidii genome encodes:
- the rpsS gene encoding 30S ribosomal protein S19: MARSLKKGPYIDFRLEKKVTVMNEAGKKSVIKTWSRRSMISPDFVGHTFAVHNGNKFIPVYVTENMVGHKLGEFAPTRNFRGHIAKKDKGKR; encoded by the coding sequence ATGGCTAGATCATTAAAAAAAGGGCCTTATATTGACTTTAGGCTCGAGAAGAAAGTAACTGTAATGAACGAGGCTGGCAAGAAGTCTGTTATCAAGACTTGGTCTCGTAGATCCATGATTTCTCCGGATTTCGTAGGGCATACTTTTGCAGTTCATAATGGAAATAAATTCATCCCTGTTTATGTTACCGAAAACATGGTAGGCCACAAGCTGGGTGAGTTTGCTCCGACTAGAAACTTTAGAGGTCATATTGCTAAGAAAGATAAAGGCAAGCGTTAA
- the rplD gene encoding 50S ribosomal protein L4 codes for MELSVLNIKGEDTGRKVTLSDAIFGLEPNEHAMYLDVKQYLANQRQGTHKSKERNEVAGSTKKIKKQKGTGGARAGSIKSPVFVGGGRVFGPKPRNYSFKLNKKLKRVARLSALSLLARDNRVALVESFSMEAPKAKEFRGILDNLKSTGKTLVVLPAADKNIVLSGRNLPKVKVSTVKDVNTYDLLNTEKLLLVEQSVNELENLLSAK; via the coding sequence ATGGAGCTCTCTGTATTAAATATTAAAGGTGAAGATACAGGCAGAAAGGTTACTCTTTCTGATGCTATTTTTGGACTTGAGCCAAATGAGCATGCCATGTATCTTGACGTGAAGCAGTACTTGGCTAACCAAAGACAAGGTACGCACAAGTCAAAGGAGCGTAACGAGGTTGCTGGCTCAACTAAAAAGATCAAGAAGCAGAAAGGTACCGGCGGTGCCCGTGCCGGTAGCATCAAGTCGCCTGTGTTTGTTGGTGGTGGCCGCGTGTTTGGTCCAAAGCCAAGAAACTATAGCTTCAAACTGAACAAAAAGCTGAAGCGCGTAGCCCGTCTTTCAGCTCTTTCTCTGTTAGCACGTGACAACCGTGTGGCTCTGGTAGAGTCCTTCTCTATGGAGGCTCCAAAGGCGAAAGAATTCAGAGGTATTTTGGACAACCTGAAGTCAACTGGCAAAACGCTGGTAGTGCTTCCTGCTGCTGATAAGAACATTGTTCTGTCCGGCAGAAATCTTCCAAAGGTAAAAGTATCAACTGTAAAGGATGTGAATACTTATGACCTGCTGAACACAGAGAAGCTGCTTCTTGTCGAGCAATCAGTAAATGAATTAGAAAACCTCCTTAGCGCGAAATAA
- the rpsH gene encoding 30S ribosomal protein S8, producing MNTDPIADYLTRVRNAIKANHRIVEIPSSKIKQEITKVLYDKGYIQSYKFDDSGVQGTIKIALKYNPNTKQSAIVKLERVSKPGLRKYTGTENLPRVLNGLGVAILSTSKGVMTEKEAKSLNVGGEVLCYVY from the coding sequence ATGAACACAGATCCAATAGCAGATTATTTAACTAGAGTGCGTAACGCTATAAAAGCTAACCACAGAATAGTTGAGATACCATCTAGCAAGATTAAACAAGAGATCACAAAAGTATTGTACGACAAAGGGTATATCCAAAGTTATAAATTTGATGACTCTGGCGTACAAGGCACGATTAAGATAGCTCTGAAGTATAACCCTAACACTAAGCAATCTGCTATTGTGAAACTGGAGAGGGTAAGTAAGCCAGGGCTTCGTAAGTATACTGGCACAGAGAACCTGCCAAGAGTACTGAACGGACTTGGTGTAGCCATTTTGTCTACATCTAAGGGTGTGATGACAGAGAAAGAGGCTAAGTCACTGAATGTAGGTGGCGAGGTGTTATGTTATGTATATTAA
- the rpsJ gene encoding 30S ribosomal protein S10, whose protein sequence is MNQKIRIKLKSYDHNLVDKSSEKIVKAVKATGAIVSGPIPLPTEKDKFTVLRSPHVNKKSREQFQLCTYKRLVDIYSTSSKTVDALMKLELPSGVDVEIKV, encoded by the coding sequence ATGAATCAGAAAATCAGAATAAAGCTTAAGTCTTACGATCACAATCTGGTAGACAAATCTTCCGAGAAGATTGTGAAAGCAGTAAAGGCTACCGGTGCCATCGTTAGCGGCCCAATTCCTCTTCCAACCGAGAAGGATAAATTTACAGTTCTTCGTTCACCACACGTGAACAAGAAATCTCGCGAGCAGTTTCAACTTTGCACTTACAAGAGATTAGTAGATATCTATTCTACAAGCTCTAAAACTGTAGATGCGCTGATGAAGCTTGAATTGCCAAGCGGCGTGGATGTTGAGATCAAGGTTTGA
- the rpmC gene encoding 50S ribosomal protein L29, translating into MKNSEITALSAEELQEKLNTEKANLQTMRFAHAISPLENPMKIRETKRLVARLSTEVRRREIEANS; encoded by the coding sequence ATGAAAAATTCAGAGATAACGGCTTTATCTGCGGAAGAACTGCAAGAGAAGCTTAACACTGAGAAAGCTAACCTGCAAACCATGCGTTTTGCACATGCTATATCTCCACTGGAGAACCCAATGAAAATCCGCGAGACGAAGCGACTTGTCGCCAGACTGAGTACTGAAGTTCGTCGTCGTGAAATAGAAGCTAACTCTTAA
- the fusA gene encoding elongation factor G: MARDLRYTRNIGIAAHIDAGKTTTTERILYYTGKSHKLGEVHEGGATTDWMEQEQERGITITSAAVTVNWPYRGNDYHINIIDTPGHVDFTVEVNRSLRVLDGLVFLFSAVDGVEPQSETNWRLADNYKVARIGFVNKMDRSGADFLAVCKQVKEMLGSNAVALQLPIGSEDNFKGVVDLVNFRGIVWNESDKGMTFTEVPIPDDMMEEAEEYREKLLEAVAEYDESLMEKYFDDPNSITEDEILAALRAATIDLAIVPMLCGSSFKNKGVQTMLDYVMALCPSPLDKESIKGTNPDTGEEIARKPSVNEPFAGLGFKIATDPYVGRLCFVRAYSGVLESGSYVFNTRSNNKERISRIFQMHANKQNQIERLEAGDIGAVVGFKDIKTGDTLCDQNAKIVLESMEFPEPVIGYAIEPKSQADSDKMGMAIAKLIEEDPTLQVNTDEETGQTILRGMGELHLEIIIDRMKREFKVELNQGAPQVAYKETITKSVEHREVFKKQSGGRGKFADIVFEMGPREDGKQGLEFVNGIVGGVIPREFIPAVQKGFEDAMKNGILAGFPIDSMKVRLFHGSFHDVDSDSLSFELAARQGFKEAGKQCAPKLLEPIMAVDVVTPDEYTGPVTGDLNRRRGIMKGMDTKGTASVVKADVPLSELFGYVTDLRTITSGRATASLTFSHYEQVPQNLADAIIAKIKGTAAK; encoded by the coding sequence ATGGCAAGAGATTTAAGATATACAAGAAATATCGGTATTGCCGCACATATTGATGCTGGTAAAACCACTACTACGGAACGTATTCTTTACTATACGGGTAAATCACACAAGTTAGGTGAGGTACACGAAGGTGGTGCTACTACAGACTGGATGGAGCAGGAGCAGGAGAGAGGTATTACCATTACTTCAGCCGCTGTAACTGTAAACTGGCCATACAGAGGTAATGATTACCATATCAACATCATTGATACGCCTGGACACGTGGACTTTACCGTAGAGGTGAACCGTTCCCTGCGTGTACTGGATGGTCTGGTATTCCTATTTAGTGCAGTAGATGGTGTAGAACCACAGTCTGAAACGAACTGGCGACTGGCAGACAACTATAAAGTAGCCCGTATCGGTTTCGTAAATAAAATGGACCGTTCAGGCGCTGATTTTCTAGCCGTTTGTAAGCAAGTAAAAGAAATGCTTGGCAGCAATGCTGTAGCACTTCAGTTGCCAATTGGATCAGAAGATAACTTCAAAGGTGTAGTTGACCTGGTGAACTTCCGTGGTATAGTTTGGAATGAATCAGATAAGGGTATGACCTTTACTGAAGTGCCTATTCCTGATGATATGATGGAAGAAGCTGAAGAATACAGAGAGAAGCTGCTGGAAGCTGTAGCTGAGTACGATGAGTCGTTGATGGAAAAATACTTTGACGATCCAAACTCTATAACAGAGGATGAAATTCTTGCTGCGCTTCGAGCTGCTACCATTGACCTGGCAATTGTGCCGATGCTCTGCGGTTCTTCATTCAAGAACAAAGGGGTTCAGACAATGCTGGATTATGTGATGGCGCTTTGTCCATCTCCATTAGATAAAGAAAGCATCAAAGGTACAAATCCTGATACTGGTGAAGAAATAGCTCGCAAACCAAGTGTTAATGAGCCATTTGCTGGTCTTGGATTCAAGATCGCAACAGATCCATATGTAGGGCGTCTTTGCTTTGTTAGAGCTTATTCAGGGGTTCTTGAGTCAGGTTCTTATGTGTTTAATACACGTTCGAACAACAAGGAGCGTATCTCCCGTATTTTCCAGATGCATGCCAATAAGCAGAACCAGATTGAAAGGCTGGAGGCTGGAGATATCGGTGCAGTAGTAGGCTTTAAGGACATCAAAACCGGTGACACGCTGTGCGATCAGAATGCTAAAATCGTACTGGAGTCTATGGAATTCCCTGAGCCGGTTATTGGATATGCCATTGAGCCTAAGTCTCAGGCTGACTCAGATAAAATGGGTATGGCTATTGCCAAACTTATTGAAGAGGATCCGACGCTGCAGGTTAACACAGACGAGGAAACTGGTCAGACGATCCTGCGTGGTATGGGTGAACTTCACCTGGAGATCATCATTGACCGTATGAAGCGTGAGTTCAAGGTAGAACTGAACCAGGGTGCGCCGCAGGTGGCTTACAAAGAGACTATCACGAAAAGCGTTGAGCACCGTGAGGTATTCAAGAAGCAGTCGGGTGGTCGTGGTAAGTTTGCCGACATCGTGTTCGAAATGGGACCACGTGAGGACGGCAAGCAAGGCCTGGAGTTCGTTAACGGTATCGTGGGTGGTGTGATTCCAAGAGAATTCATCCCAGCTGTGCAGAAAGGCTTCGAAGATGCTATGAAGAACGGCATTCTGGCTGGCTTCCCGATAGACTCCATGAAGGTGCGTCTGTTCCATGGTTCTTTCCACGATGTGGACTCTGATTCACTATCATTTGAATTAGCTGCTCGTCAAGGTTTCAAAGAGGCTGGTAAGCAGTGTGCCCCTAAACTTCTGGAGCCAATTATGGCCGTTGACGTTGTTACACCAGACGAGTACACTGGTCCGGTAACAGGCGACTTGAACAGAAGAAGAGGTATCATGAAAGGTATGGACACAAAAGGTACCGCTTCGGTGGTTAAGGCTGACGTTCCACTTTCAGAACTGTTTGGTTATGTAACTGACCTTCGTACCATTACTTCTGGTAGAGCTACTGCCTCGCTTACTTTCTCACACTATGAGCAAGTACCGCAGAACTTAGCAGATGCTATCATTGCCAAAATAAAGGGAACAGCAGCAAAATAG
- the rpsQ gene encoding 30S ribosomal protein S17 codes for MERNLRKERSGKVVSNKMDKSITVLVESRMKHPMYGKFVSKSTKFMAHDENNDCNIGDVVRIQETRPLSKNKKWRLVEIIERAK; via the coding sequence ATGGAGAGAAACCTAAGAAAAGAAAGAAGCGGTAAGGTTGTTAGCAATAAAATGGACAAGTCGATTACTGTATTGGTGGAGAGCAGAATGAAGCACCCGATGTATGGTAAATTTGTTAGCAAATCGACCAAGTTCATGGCTCACGACGAGAACAACGACTGCAACATCGGTGATGTGGTACGCATTCAGGAGACGCGTCCGCTCAGCAAGAACAAGAAATGGCGTTTAGTAGAAATTATAGAAAGGGCTAAATAA
- the rplR gene encoding 50S ribosomal protein L18: MSTNKISRRLRIKKGIRNKISGTSERPRLTVFRSNKAIYAQLVDDTTGVTLAAASSVKLDDAKANIETAGKVGTTIAEQALAKGISEVVFDRNGYLYHGKVKSLAEGARQAGLKF; encoded by the coding sequence ATGTCTACTAATAAAATAAGCAGAAGACTAAGAATTAAAAAAGGTATCAGAAATAAAATTTCTGGTACTTCTGAAAGGCCGAGACTGACTGTGTTCCGTAGCAACAAAGCTATTTATGCGCAGCTAGTTGACGATACTACTGGTGTGACACTAGCGGCAGCCTCTTCAGTTAAACTTGATGATGCAAAAGCTAACATCGAAACTGCAGGAAAGGTTGGAACGACTATCGCTGAGCAAGCGTTGGCGAAGGGAATCTCAGAAGTAGTGTTCGATCGTAACGGTTACCTTTATCACGGTAAAGTAAAATCATTGGCAGAAGGCGCTCGTCAAGCAGGCCTTAAATTCTAA
- the rplC gene encoding 50S ribosomal protein L3 — protein MPGIIGKKIGMTSLFTADGKYTPVTLIQAGPCVVTQVKTVENDGYAAVQIGYGDKKLKRVTKAEAGHYQKANTAPKKKVAEFDVEGVSYNLGDTVDATLFEEGEFVDVVGTSKGKGFQGVVKRHNFAGVGGQTHGQHNRARHPGSIGACSWPSRVFKGMRMAGRMGGNRVKVQNLTVLRIIAERNLIVVSGSVPGARNSYVLIEK, from the coding sequence ATGCCTGGAATTATCGGTAAAAAAATCGGAATGACAAGCCTCTTCACAGCAGATGGTAAATACACACCAGTGACGCTTATTCAAGCAGGCCCGTGTGTAGTTACTCAGGTGAAGACGGTTGAGAATGACGGCTACGCTGCAGTGCAGATTGGCTATGGTGACAAGAAACTCAAAAGAGTTACAAAAGCGGAAGCTGGTCACTATCAGAAAGCTAACACTGCTCCTAAGAAGAAGGTAGCTGAGTTTGATGTAGAAGGAGTTTCTTACAACCTGGGCGACACAGTTGACGCTACCCTGTTTGAGGAAGGCGAATTCGTGGATGTAGTAGGTACATCGAAAGGTAAAGGTTTTCAGGGTGTTGTAAAACGCCACAACTTTGCTGGTGTTGGCGGTCAGACTCACGGCCAGCACAACAGAGCAAGACACCCAGGTTCAATCGGTGCATGTTCTTGGCCATCAAGAGTATTCAAAGGTATGCGCATGGCAGGCAGAATGGGCGGTAACAGAGTGAAGGTTCAGAACCTTACTGTGCTGCGCATCATCGCTGAAAGAAACCTTATTGTAGTTAGTGGCTCTGTTCCTGGTGCCAGAAATTCTTACGTGTTAATTGAGAAATAA
- the rplP gene encoding 50S ribosomal protein L16 encodes MLQPRRTKYRKMQKGRVKGLAHRGSSIAFGSFAIKSLESTWITSRQIEAARIAMTRAMKREGQVWIRIFPDKPITKKPAEVRMGKGKGSPEYWVAVVKPGTIMFESDGVPLEVAKESLRLAAQKLPVKTKFVVRRDYVEK; translated from the coding sequence ATGTTACAGCCTAGAAGGACTAAATATAGAAAAATGCAGAAAGGCCGCGTAAAGGGTCTGGCTCACAGAGGCAGCTCTATTGCGTTTGGTTCTTTCGCTATCAAGTCTCTTGAGTCAACTTGGATCACGTCGCGCCAGATTGAGGCAGCCCGTATCGCCATGACCAGAGCAATGAAACGTGAGGGTCAAGTTTGGATCCGTATTTTCCCTGACAAGCCTATCACGAAGAAGCCTGCAGAGGTTCGTATGGGTAAGGGTAAAGGTTCTCCTGAATATTGGGTAGCAGTGGTTAAGCCGGGTACAATCATGTTTGAATCTGATGGTGTACCTCTGGAAGTAGCAAAGGAGTCGTTGAGACTTGCTGCTCAGAAACTGCCAGTTAAAACAAAGTTTGTAGTACGTAGAGATTACGTTGAGAAATAA
- the rplE gene encoding 50S ribosomal protein L5, with product MATARLKEKYQNEVVPALKEKFQYKNVMQVPKITKISINKGIGAAVADKKLVDIGVEELTTITGQKAVPTIAKKSVSNFKLREGMPIGARVTLRGEKMYEFLDRLLTVALPRVRDFRGVNDKGFDGRGNYTLGVKEQIIFPEISIDKIKAISGMDITFVTTAKTDEESYELLRAFGMPFANIKK from the coding sequence ATGGCAACTGCAAGATTAAAAGAGAAATATCAGAACGAGGTAGTGCCTGCCTTGAAAGAGAAGTTCCAGTATAAGAACGTCATGCAGGTGCCTAAGATCACAAAGATCTCCATCAACAAAGGTATCGGCGCTGCCGTTGCCGACAAGAAGTTGGTAGACATTGGCGTGGAGGAACTTACCACGATCACTGGCCAGAAAGCTGTTCCTACGATTGCAAAGAAGTCGGTTTCGAACTTCAAATTGCGCGAAGGAATGCCAATCGGCGCCCGTGTTACCCTGAGAGGGGAGAAAATGTATGAATTCCTGGATCGTCTGCTTACTGTGGCCTTGCCACGAGTTCGTGACTTCAGAGGTGTAAATGACAAAGGCTTCGACGGCCGTGGTAACTATACGCTGGGTGTTAAAGAGCAGATTATCTTCCCAGAGATCAGCATCGATAAGATCAAAGCGATCTCTGGTATGGACATTACATTTGTAACTACAGCTAAAACAGACGAAGAGAGCTACGAACTGCTGAGAGCATTCGGTATGCCATTCGCCAATATCAAGAAATAA
- the rplF gene encoding 50S ribosomal protein L6, protein MSRIGKLPITLPNNTQVTIGDNNVVTVKGPKGELSTTIDKDMIVKQDESAIIVERPTEQKRHRAMHGLYRSLINNMVVGVSEGYKEQLELVGVGYKASVQGKVLELALGYSHNIYMSMPDEVTATAVTEKGKNPIVTLESNDKQLIGQVAAKIRSLRKVEPYKGKGIRFVGEVVRRKAGKTASK, encoded by the coding sequence ATGTCACGTATAGGAAAATTGCCAATCACCCTGCCTAACAATACACAAGTTACCATCGGTGATAACAATGTAGTAACAGTGAAAGGCCCTAAAGGCGAGCTTTCTACTACTATTGATAAGGACATGATTGTAAAGCAGGACGAAAGTGCTATTATTGTAGAGCGTCCAACCGAGCAGAAGCGTCATAGAGCTATGCACGGTCTTTACAGATCCCTGATCAATAATATGGTAGTTGGTGTTAGCGAAGGCTACAAAGAGCAGCTTGAGCTGGTGGGTGTAGGTTATAAAGCTTCAGTTCAGGGCAAAGTGCTTGAACTGGCTCTTGGTTACTCACACAACATCTACATGAGCATGCCTGACGAAGTAACTGCTACGGCTGTTACTGAGAAAGGTAAAAACCCGATTGTAACGCTGGAGAGCAACGACAAGCAATTGATTGGTCAGGTTGCTGCTAAAATCAGATCACTGCGTAAGGTTGAGCCATACAAAGGTAAGGGTATCCGTTTCGTAGGAGAAGTTGTTAGAAGAAAAGCTGGTAAGACAGCGTCTAAATAA
- the rplN gene encoding 50S ribosomal protein L14 has product MIQQESRLSVADNSGAKEVLCIRVLGGTGKKYASVGDRIVVTVKSALSSGNVKKGTVSKAVIVRTKKEIRRKDGSYIRFDDNAAVLLNANNEPRGTRIFGPVARELREKQFMKIVSLAPEVL; this is encoded by the coding sequence ATGATACAGCAGGAATCAAGACTAAGTGTAGCTGATAACAGCGGTGCCAAAGAAGTTCTTTGCATCCGTGTGTTGGGCGGTACTGGTAAGAAGTATGCATCTGTTGGCGACAGAATTGTTGTAACAGTGAAGTCTGCCCTTTCTTCTGGTAACGTTAAAAAAGGTACTGTCTCTAAGGCAGTGATAGTAAGAACTAAGAAAGAGATTAGAAGAAAAGACGGTTCCTATATTCGTTTTGACGATAATGCGGCCGTTCTTCTGAATGCCAATAACGAACCACGCGGGACGCGTATTTTCGGACCGGTAGCCCGTGAACTTCGTGAAAAGCAATTCATGAAAATTGTTTCGTTAGCTCCTGAAGTTCTATAA
- the rpsN gene encoding 30S ribosomal protein S14 produces the protein MARESVKARELKREKLVAKYAAKRAELKAKGDYEALDKLPRNASPVRLHNRCKLSGRPRGYMRKFGISRVVFRELAVMGKIPGVTKASW, from the coding sequence ATGGCAAGAGAATCAGTAAAAGCCAGAGAGCTTAAAAGAGAAAAGCTTGTAGCTAAGTATGCTGCAAAAAGAGCTGAGCTAAAAGCCAAAGGTGACTACGAGGCACTTGATAAGCTGCCCCGTAACGCCTCTCCTGTAAGACTACATAACCGTTGCAAATTGTCAGGAAGACCAAGAGGATATATGAGAAAATTCGGTATTTCTCGTGTGGTTTTCAGAGAGCTGGCGGTTATGGGTAAAATTCCTGGTGTTACAAAAGCGAGCTGGTAA
- the rplX gene encoding 50S ribosomal protein L24: MNKKKLHVKTGDTVKVIAGDERGKTGRIIAVNAEKQRVTIEGLNMVTKHQKPSAQNPQGGINKVEAPIHASNVALVDPKSGETTKAARRKNSEGKTERYSKKTGEVI, from the coding sequence ATGAATAAGAAAAAACTTCATGTAAAGACTGGCGATACAGTTAAAGTAATAGCCGGTGACGAGCGCGGTAAGACTGGCCGCATTATCGCTGTAAACGCTGAGAAGCAGAGAGTAACTATTGAGGGCCTGAACATGGTAACCAAGCACCAGAAACCTAGTGCTCAGAATCCACAAGGCGGCATCAACAAAGTAGAAGCTCCTATTCATGCTAGCAACGTGGCGCTTGTTGACCCTAAATCAGGGGAGACAACTAAGGCTGCTAGAAGAAAGAACAGCGAAGGTAAAACAGAGCGTTATTCTAAAAAGACAGGAGAGGTAATCTAA
- the rplB gene encoding 50S ribosomal protein L2 encodes MALKKLRPITPGQRFRVAPAFDEITATTPEKSLLAPLSKSGGRNNSGRMTMRYMGGGHKRKYRVIDFKRTKHGVPATVKTIEYDPNRTARIALLHYADGEKTYIIAPAGLQVGTVVTSGPGVAPEVGNCLPLSDIPLGTIIHNIELQPGAGATLARSAGSYAQLVAREGRYATIKLPSGELRMVLVNCSATVGTVSNGEHMNVKLGKAGRKRWLGRRPRVRGVAMNPVDHPMGGGEGKSSGGHPRSRKGLYAKGLKTRNKNKYSEKLIVNRGKKK; translated from the coding sequence ATGGCTTTAAAAAAGTTAAGACCAATAACACCAGGTCAAAGATTTAGAGTAGCCCCTGCTTTTGATGAAATCACAGCAACTACTCCTGAGAAATCTTTGTTGGCACCCCTATCAAAATCTGGTGGACGTAACAACTCAGGTAGAATGACCATGCGCTATATGGGCGGTGGTCACAAGAGAAAGTACAGAGTGATTGACTTCAAGCGCACCAAGCATGGTGTTCCCGCTACAGTGAAGACAATCGAGTACGATCCGAACAGAACAGCCCGTATTGCGCTGCTTCACTACGCTGATGGAGAGAAGACATATATCATCGCTCCTGCAGGACTACAGGTGGGAACCGTGGTAACCTCAGGCCCTGGTGTAGCTCCGGAGGTAGGTAACTGCTTACCGCTTTCTGACATTCCTCTAGGTACTATCATTCACAACATCGAATTGCAGCCAGGTGCTGGTGCCACGCTTGCAAGAAGCGCTGGTTCTTATGCACAGCTGGTAGCACGTGAAGGACGTTATGCAACGATCAAGCTTCCTTCTGGCGAGTTGAGAATGGTTCTTGTTAACTGCTCTGCAACTGTAGGTACAGTATCCAACGGCGAACACATGAACGTGAAGCTTGGTAAAGCTGGCCGTAAGAGATGGTTGGGCAGACGTCCAAGAGTACGTGGTGTTGCCATGAACCCTGTCGATCACCCTATGGGTGGTGGTGAAGGTAAGTCTTCAGGCGGTCACCCACGTTCACGTAAAGGCCTGTATGCGAAAGGTCTTAAGACGAGAAACAAGAATAAATATTCTGAGAAGCTTATAGTTAATAGAGGAAAGAAAAAGTAA
- the rplV gene encoding 50S ribosomal protein L22: protein MEAVAKLKNVPTSPRKMRMVADLVRGKSVSKALGILKFEANAGAAKVEKLVLSALANWQQKNEDARIEDANLYIKTIFVDEGKMLKRLRPAPQGRGYRIRKRSNHVTLVIDSMTEEQLEQQQSKKSKKANK from the coding sequence ATGGAAGCAGTAGCAAAACTTAAAAATGTCCCTACCTCTCCTCGCAAGATGAGAATGGTAGCCGACTTGGTGCGCGGGAAAAGCGTATCGAAAGCTCTTGGTATTCTGAAATTTGAAGCCAATGCTGGTGCAGCCAAAGTTGAGAAGCTTGTTCTTTCGGCATTAGCAAACTGGCAGCAGAAGAATGAGGATGCTAGAATCGAGGATGCAAACCTTTACATCAAGACAATTTTTGTTGATGAAGGTAAAATGCTGAAGCGTCTTCGTCCTGCTCCACAGGGACGTGGGTACAGAATCAGAAAGAGATCTAACCACGTTACGCTGGTAATCGACAGCATGACAGAGGAGCAGCTAGAGCAGCAGCAGTCTAAGAAATCTAAAAAAGCCAACAAGTAA
- the rpsC gene encoding 30S ribosomal protein S3 → MGQKVNPIGFRLGVIKGWDSNWYGGKDFAEKLIEDEKIRKYILARIPKGGISKIIIERTLKRITITINTARPGVVIGKGGQEVDKIKEELKKLTNKDIQINIFEIKRPELDAKLVGESIAQQLQARISFRRAMKQAIASALRVGAEGIKVQVSGRLGGAEMARTEHYKEGRTPLHTLRADIDYALSEAQTVYGKLGIKVWIFKGEVYGKKDLTPNAGLESKGPGSASGDRRGGGPRNKKSGEGAPKRKRRQ, encoded by the coding sequence ATGGGACAGAAAGTTAATCCGATAGGTTTTCGACTAGGTGTTATCAAAGGTTGGGATTCTAACTGGTATGGCGGCAAAGATTTCGCTGAGAAGCTGATCGAAGACGAGAAAATCAGAAAATACATACTCGCTCGTATTCCTAAAGGCGGTATTTCTAAAATTATAATTGAGAGAACGCTTAAGCGCATCACCATCACAATCAACACGGCTAGACCAGGTGTTGTGATCGGTAAAGGCGGCCAGGAAGTAGATAAGATCAAAGAAGAGCTTAAGAAGCTTACGAACAAAGATATCCAAATCAATATCTTTGAAATTAAGCGTCCGGAGCTCGATGCCAAGCTGGTAGGTGAGTCAATCGCTCAGCAGTTGCAGGCTCGTATCTCTTTCCGCCGTGCCATGAAGCAGGCTATTGCTTCTGCGCTACGTGTAGGTGCCGAAGGTATAAAAGTACAGGTTTCTGGTCGTCTGGGTGGTGCTGAAATGGCAAGAACAGAGCACTACAAAGAGGGCAGAACCCCACTTCATACTTTACGTGCAGATATTGACTACGCATTATCTGAGGCACAGACAGTATATGGCAAACTGGGTATCAAAGTTTGGATCTTCAAAGGTGAGGTATACGGTAAGAAAGATCTTACTCCAAATGCCGGCCTGGAGAGCAAAGGACCTGGTTCAGCCTCTGGCGACAGACGTGGTGGAGGACCTCGCAACAAGAAAAGTGGTGAAGGTGCACCGAAGCGCAAGCGTCGTCAATAA
- the rplW gene encoding 50S ribosomal protein L23 produces the protein MNVLKRPIITEKYAALNEVGKYAFEVERNANKVEIKKAVEKMYGVTVDKVSTMRSIGKKKTKYTKSGAVTGRTSLIKKAIVTLKEGEVIDFYSGI, from the coding sequence ATGAACGTTCTGAAAAGACCAATTATTACTGAGAAGTACGCTGCCTTGAACGAGGTTGGTAAATATGCTTTTGAGGTAGAGAGAAATGCCAACAAAGTAGAGATCAAGAAGGCAGTTGAAAAGATGTATGGTGTAACTGTTGACAAAGTGTCCACAATGCGCTCTATCGGTAAGAAGAAGACGAAATATACAAAGTCTGGAGCTGTAACTGGCCGTACCTCTCTGATCAAGAAAGCAATAGTAACCCTGAAAGAGGGTGAAGTAATAGACTTTTACAGCGGCATATAA